A single genomic interval of Polaribacter vadi harbors:
- a CDS encoding IS3 family transposase has protein sequence MITCRTRLAKKVTGLNSTRAKQKAEAITELRHKYDLDILLYHTNMARSSYYYHQKRSLLVDKYKETKLLIHQIYHHHKGRLGYRRITLEINKRDTLINHKTVLKLMRELGLKSLVRAKRYKSYKGHIGETAPNILQRNFKAIRPNKKWATDITEFKILGNKLYLSPIIDLFNREIISYQLSEKPDFKQVAIMLKKSFKKIPDQTNLILHSDQGWQYQMRQYQRLLKEKGITQSMSRKGNCLDNAVIENFFGILKSELFYLNKYNSISQLKKDIKEYIKYYNNERIKGNLNGMSPTEYRNHYYQN, from the coding sequence ATCATTACGTGCAGAACTAGACTTGCTAAAAAAGTTACAGGCCTTAATTCAACAAGAGCAAAACAAAAAGCAGAAGCCATAACAGAATTAAGGCATAAGTATGATTTAGATATTTTATTATATCATACAAACATGGCAAGAAGTAGTTATTATTATCATCAAAAAAGAAGTCTTTTAGTTGATAAATATAAAGAGACAAAACTGTTGATTCATCAAATATACCATCATCACAAAGGAAGATTGGGCTATAGAAGAATCACTTTAGAAATCAATAAAAGAGACACTTTAATAAATCATAAAACAGTACTCAAGTTAATGCGTGAATTAGGGTTGAAAAGTTTAGTCAGAGCTAAAAGATACAAGTCTTATAAAGGACATATAGGAGAAACAGCTCCTAATATATTACAACGCAATTTTAAAGCTATTAGACCAAATAAAAAGTGGGCTACCGATATTACTGAGTTTAAAATCTTAGGAAATAAATTATATTTATCTCCAATAATTGATCTATTTAATAGGGAAATAATAAGTTATCAATTATCTGAAAAACCTGATTTTAAACAAGTAGCTATAATGTTGAAAAAGTCTTTTAAAAAGATACCTGATCAAACAAATTTAATATTACATTCAGATCAGGGATGGCAATATCAAATGAGACAGTATCAAAGATTATTAAAAGAGAAAGGCATTACTCAGAGTATGTCTCGAAAAGGAAATTGTTTAGACAATGCTGTGATAGAAAACTTCTTTGGTATTCTGAAATCTGAGTTGTTTTATCTAAATAAATACAACTCAATATCTCAATTAAAAAAGGATATTAAAGAATATATAAAATATTACAATAACGAGAGAATTAAAGGAAATTTAAATGGGATGAGTCCGACTGAATATCGAAATCATTATTATCAAAATTAA
- a CDS encoding helix-turn-helix domain-containing protein, with product MGRKVKYTYEFKLRCVKQVLNNHQTVEDVSKLQGCHHTTLHDWIRFYEKYGKKALLPRETKVYSIPFKIKVLEAIDKDSLSFSQACLEFNIPTKSVIMKWQRNYKKEGIIGLNHKPRGKPKSMQFKRAKKKSNKPLTREEQLLLENESLRAELDLLKKLQALIQQEQNKKQKP from the coding sequence ATGGGGAGAAAAGTCAAGTATACTTACGAATTTAAACTTCGCTGTGTAAAGCAAGTTTTAAATAATCACCAAACAGTTGAAGATGTTTCTAAGCTACAAGGTTGTCATCATACTACCCTGCATGATTGGATTCGATTTTATGAAAAATATGGTAAAAAGGCCTTATTACCTAGAGAAACTAAAGTTTACAGCATACCTTTTAAAATTAAAGTTTTAGAAGCTATTGACAAGGATTCATTATCTTTCAGTCAAGCGTGTTTAGAGTTTAATATTCCTACCAAATCTGTAATTATGAAATGGCAACGTAATTATAAAAAAGAGGGTATTATAGGCTTAAACCATAAACCTAGAGGTAAACCAAAATCTATGCAATTTAAAAGAGCTAAAAAGAAGTCTAATAAACCTTTAACAAGAGAAGAGCAACTTTTATTAGAAAATGAATCATTACGTGCAGAACTAGACTTGCTAAAAAAGTTACAGGCCTTAATTCAACAAGAGCAAAACAAAAAGCAGAAGCCATAA
- a CDS encoding DUF4238 domain-containing protein, with the protein MENTEKKNQHYIPKFLLRYFSYQDNQNQIGVFNKKSKYFKRDSKLKTQASKKFFYGKDGLIEDWLGEIESIVAPIFSKIKNEQVLPKYMSTDQVDMLFFLILLDLRNPNRKTHFQNSTKLIKEHLLSKGADKNSDIIKQIEDSEKQDVSFQRMIIKSRRLISHCMDLQYKLIRNSSEKPFITSDNPLVKYNQFLEKRKWRHGSHNGFGSLGAQWMIPLNAEYLLFFYDENIYKAGNRKEKIVEINDVKSIDQLNILQYLNSTNNIFFNHKTTKEYAEYIANSASKYQKPNESYKEVYTPEKSDKENEELIFLGITDLKINLSLQKVNMHSKSQRLKLDDKIVQLRPKVIEVREYERKKTMPNNV; encoded by the coding sequence TTGGAGAATACAGAGAAGAAAAATCAACATTACATTCCAAAATTTCTTTTAAGATATTTTTCTTATCAAGACAATCAAAACCAAATCGGAGTTTTTAATAAAAAAAGCAAATATTTTAAACGAGATTCTAAACTAAAAACTCAAGCATCGAAAAAATTTTTCTATGGAAAAGATGGATTAATAGAAGATTGGCTTGGAGAAATTGAATCAATAGTAGCACCTATCTTTTCAAAGATAAAAAATGAGCAAGTTCTACCAAAATATATGTCAACAGACCAAGTTGATATGCTGTTCTTTTTAATTCTTTTGGATTTGAGAAATCCTAATAGAAAAACTCATTTTCAAAATAGTACTAAATTAATTAAAGAACATTTACTTTCTAAAGGAGCTGATAAAAATTCGGATATTATCAAACAGATTGAAGATTCTGAAAAGCAGGACGTGAGTTTTCAAAGAATGATAATAAAATCCAGAAGATTAATTTCGCATTGTATGGACTTACAATATAAATTAATCAGAAACTCATCTGAAAAACCATTTATAACATCAGACAATCCTCTTGTGAAATACAACCAATTTTTAGAAAAGAGAAAATGGCGACACGGAAGTCACAATGGTTTTGGCTCATTAGGAGCACAATGGATGATTCCATTAAATGCCGAATATTTATTGTTTTTCTATGACGAAAACATTTACAAAGCTGGAAATAGAAAAGAAAAAATTGTCGAAATTAATGATGTAAAAAGCATAGACCAGCTGAACATATTACAGTATTTAAATTCAACTAATAACATTTTCTTTAATCATAAAACTACAAAAGAATATGCTGAATATATTGCCAATTCAGCTAGTAAATATCAAAAACCGAATGAAAGCTATAAAGAGGTCTATACACCTGAAAAAAGTGATAAAGAAAATGAAGAATTAATATTTCTCGGAATAACAGATTTAAAAATTAATTTATCATTACAGAAAGTAAATATGCATTCTAAATCTCAACGCCTGAAATTGGATGACAAAATTGTTCAATTAAGACCAAAAGTAATTGAAGTAAGAGAATACGAAAGAAAAAAAACTATGCCCAACAACGTATAA